From Vigna unguiculata cultivar IT97K-499-35 chromosome 5, ASM411807v1, whole genome shotgun sequence, the proteins below share one genomic window:
- the LOC114183868 gene encoding trafficking protein particle complex subunit 2-like protein, translating to MIVCVAVVGHQNNPLYIQSFTEADDALKLHHIVHCSLDVVDERVNNPKRSGPMLNETFLGLLYPIENYKVYGYLTNTKVKFILVTTDLDVKDADVRNFFRRFHAAYVDAVSNPFHVPGKKITSKTFAERVSTIVKSFGFSSAG from the exons ATGATTGTCTGCGTTGCCGTCGTCGGTCACCAG AACAATCCGCTATACATACAGAGTTTCACGGAGGCCGATGATGCTCTCAAGCTCCACCACATCGTCCATTGTTCGCTGGATGTGGTCGACGAGCGAG TGAACAATCCTAAAAGATCTGGGCCTATGCTCAATGAGACGTTTCTTGGACTGCTTTATCCCATCGAGAATTACAAAGT CTATGGATATCTAACTAATACAAAGGTGAAGTTTATATTGGTGACCACTGATCTGGATGTTAAAGATGCCGATGTAAGAAAT TTTTTCAGGAGGTTCCATGCTGCATATGTAGATGCAGTTTCAAACCCATTCCATGTGCCAGGCAAAAAGATAACCTCCAAAACATTTGCAGAAAGAGTGAGCACAATTGTCAAGTCATTTGGCTTCAGTTCGGCTGGATGA